In Pseudomonas coleopterorum, the genomic window CATGTTACCGAGTGTCCTGTACGAAATTGACGGTTCAGGCATAGGCGGTACCCGAAAGGGCCGCCAGTCTAGTGCGCTGCGGCGCGCGGGCCAAGCCTTGGCGACTGCCGGTCAAGCTTCACTTGTCAGGCGCGATCGATTCGCAGTAGGTTTTGCCCCTGTCATCCATCACTCTCTCATTCAGGAATGCCATGAGCGCCAATCCCCGCATCGCCGACTACGCCATCCACGAGCAATTCATCAATCGCTGGTCGCCCCGTGCGTTCGAGCCGGTCGAGATCGAACAGGACACCCTGCTCAGCTTCTTCGAAGCCGCTCGCTGGGCCGCTTCGGCCTACAACTCGCAACCTTGGCGCTTTCTCTACGCACGCCGTGGCACGCCGAACTGGGAGCGTTACCTGGGCCTGCTCAATGAATTCAACCGCTCCTGGGCACAGCATTCGTCGGCGATCGTGATCATCGCCTCGAAGACCACCTTCACCGCACCCGGCGCGACCGAAGAATCGCCTGCGCTGTGGCACACCTTCGACACCGGTTCGGCCTGGGCTCACCTGGCGCTGCAAGCCAGCATCAGCGGCTGGCACACCCACGGCATGGCCGGCTTCGACCAGGACAAGACCCGTGAAGAGCTGAAAGTCCCCGCCGAATACGCGCTGCACGCCGCCGTGGCCATCGGCAAGCTGGGCGACAAGGCCACCCTGGCCGAATACCTGCAAGGCCGCGAGCTGCCGAGCCCGCGTCTGCCTCTGAGCCAACTGGTGGCTGAAGGCGACTTCACGCTATGATCCGAAGGGTCGGCGCGCCATCCGCCGCCGACCCTGCTTCCCTCCATCCCCGCAACTCAATAGCCGCGAGCGAAATCCACTTCGCCGCGCAGCGGCTTGCCGTCCTGCCACGCCTGCAGGTTCTCGACGAACAGCTCGACCATGGCCGCCGGCGAGGTCGGCGCTGCGCTGTGGCCGGTGAGCAGCAAGCCCCACGCGGTCCAGAAGGGATGCTTGACCGGCAACGGCTCCTGCCGACAGACGTCGATGACCGCACCGGCCAGGTGCCCTTCCTTGAGTGCTTCCACCAGATCCGCGTCCACCACCGCCACGCCGCGTCCGGCGTTGATGAACAGCGCTTCGGGCTTGAAACGCTTGAACATCGCCGCATCGAACA contains:
- a CDS encoding nitroreductase family protein; protein product: MSANPRIADYAIHEQFINRWSPRAFEPVEIEQDTLLSFFEAARWAASAYNSQPWRFLYARRGTPNWERYLGLLNEFNRSWAQHSSAIVIIASKTTFTAPGATEESPALWHTFDTGSAWAHLALQASISGWHTHGMAGFDQDKTREELKVPAEYALHAAVAIGKLGDKATLAEYLQGRELPSPRLPLSQLVAEGDFTL